In one Phyllostomus discolor isolate MPI-MPIP mPhyDis1 chromosome 8, mPhyDis1.pri.v3, whole genome shotgun sequence genomic region, the following are encoded:
- the LOC114503695 gene encoding olfactory receptor 7A17-like, translating into MEPGNGTQISEFLLLGLSEEPELQPILFGLFLCMYLITMLGNLLIILAVSSDTHLHKPMYFFLSNLSLVDICFTSTTIPKMLLNIQTQSKAITYPGCITQMYFFLLFAVLDILLLTVMAYDRYVAIYHPLHYTVIMNPQLCGLLVLVSWVTSSLYALLQTSMVLQLSFCTDLEIPHFFCEFNHMVQLACSDTFLENIMMYFGVGMLGGGPLAGILYSYSKIVSSIRAIPSAQGKYKAFSTCASHLSVVSLFYGTSLGVYLSSTGCHHSQSSVTASVMYTVVTPMLNPFIYSLRNRDIKRALRLVGMVAMKGPIVLGLRKCL; encoded by the coding sequence TTGTTCCTCTGCATGTACCTTATCACTATGTTGggaaacctgctcatcatcctggctGTCAGCTCAGACACCCATCTGCACAagcccatgtacttcttcctctccaacctgTCCTTGGTAGACATCTGcttcacctccaccaccatcccaaagatgctgctgaacatccagACACAGAGCAAAGCCATCACCTATCCAGGCTGCATCACTCAgatgtattttttcctcctctttgcaGTATTGGACATACTTCTCCTGACTGTGATGGCCTATGACAGGTATGTGGCCATCTATCACCCCCTGCACTATACAGTCATCATGAACCCCCAGCTCTGTGGACTGCTGGTCCTGGTGTCCTGGGTCACAAGTTCCCTGTATGCCTTGTTGCAAACCTCAATGGTATTACAACTATCCTTCTGTACAGACTTGGAAATTCCTCACTTTTTCTGTGAATTCAATCACATGGTCCAACTCGCCTGCTCTGACACCTTTCTTGAAAACATCATGATGTATTTTGGAGTTGGGATGCTGGGTGGTGGTCCCTTGGCTGGGATCCTTTACTCTTACTCTAAGATAGTGTCCTCCATACGAGCAATCCCATCAGCTCAGGGGAAGTATAAAGCATTTTCCACCTGTGCATCTCACCTCTCagttgtctccttattttatggTACCAGCCTAGGCGTGTATCTCAGCTCTACTGGCTGCCACCACTCCCAGTCAAGTGTAACAGCCTCAGTGATGTACACTGTGGTCACACCaatgctgaaccccttcatctacagccTCAGGAACAGAGACATAAAGAGGGCTCTGAGATTAGTTGGGATGGTAGCTATGAAAGGACCAATTGTCCTTGGGCTAAGGAAGTGCCTGTGA